The genome window TGGTAATGATCCGGCAGGCCGTTCAACGCCTCGGACGCCCCGAGGAACAGGTAACCGCCGCGCTTGAGCGTGCCGTGAATGCGCAACAGGATGTCCTTCTTCACTTCCGCCGAAAAGTAGATCAGCACGTTGCGGCAGAACACCATGTCGAACTTGCCCAGGCTGGCGTAGCTGTCGAGCAAGTTGAACGAACGAAACTCCACCCGGCTCTTGATGGGCGCCTTGACGGCCCAACGCCCCGCGCCTTTGGAGTCGAAGTAACGCTGCAGGCGTTCCTGGGACAAACCACGGCCCAGGGCCAGGCTGTCGTACTCACCCGTTTTGCAATTGGTGAGCATCGTGCCGGACAGATCGGTGGCGACAATTTGCGCGCCGGCCTTCAGTTGCCCCATGTTGGTCCGCTCGAACTCGTCGATGGACATCGAAATCGAATACGGTTCCTGCCCCGAAGAGCAGGCAGCCGACCAGATTCGCAGCCGCTGGCCCGGGCTGGCCTTGATGGCCTCCGGCAGCACCTTGCTCTTGAGCACTTCGAAAGGGTAGGTGTCGCGAAACCATAAGGTTTCATTGGTGGTCATCGCATCGACCACCATTTCTTTGAGCCCGCTGCGTGGCTGCCCCTGAATACGCTGAACCAACTCACCCAGGGACTTGATGCCCTGCTGTTCCATCAGCTTGTTGAGACGGCTGGATACCAGGTATTGCTTGTTTTCACCAAGCAATATGCCACAGGCTTTTTCCAGGAAGACCCGGAACTGTTCGAAATCCAAATTACCCGTAGACAATGATACCGCCTCTTAAATCGTGTGACCGCCAGGAGGAAATCCTCCTAGCTGTGATCTGCTGCCTTGATCCGGTCGACAACCCGGGATGCCAGGTCATCAGGACGGAATTTGGCCAAAAAGTCATCGGCACCGACTTTCTTGACCATCGCCTGATTGAATACGCCCGACAACGAAGTATGCAGGATGATATGCAATTTTTGCATGCGTGGATCGTTACGTATCTCGGCCGTCAGGGTATAGCCGTCCATTTCTGGCATCTCGATGTCGGAAATCATCATCAAGAATTCTTCTTCCGGCTTCTTGCCTTCATCCACCAGCTTGCGCAGGTAATCCAGGGCCTGGCGACCATCGTTGAGCGCCACCACTTCCACACCGACGGTTTGCAGGCAGCGGCTCACCTGTTTGCGTGCCACCGAGGAGTCATCCACCGTGAGCACACGCAGGGAAATCGCCTTGTGCGCGGTCTCGGCGTCCACGACGCCCACCGAGATCGATTCCGAGGTAGGGGCCACTTCGGCGAGGATCTTCTCCACGTCGATAATTTCCACCAACTGGTTATCGACCCGCGTCACCGCCGTGAGGTAGTGATCGCGCCCGGTGCCCTTGGGTGGCGGATGGATCTCCTCCCAGTTCATGTTGACGATGCGCTCCACCGAGCGCACCAGGAAACCCTGGGTCTTGGTGTTGTACTCGGTGATGATCACGAACGGGTTCTCGCGGTCCTGCAGACCGGCGGAACTCGTGGCCAGGGCCAAGTCAAGAATCGGTATGGTCGCGCCACGAATGTTGGCCACGCCGCAGACCACAGGGCTGGATTTGGGCATTATGGTGAGCTTGGGGCACTGCAACACTTCCCGCACTTTAAACACATTGATGCCGTACAGCTGTTTGCCATCCAGGCGGAAAAGCAACAACTCCAGGCGATTCTGCCCTACCAGCTGTGTGCGCTGGTTTACTGAATCCATTACTCCTGCCATGCCCAGACTCCTACGCTAAAACCTTTGGGGGTACGACGCGTACCCAACACTAAACGGCACGAGCTTTGCTATTTATTGATTTATGAACCTTATAACGACAGTTTCCCGACGCCTTCGCCTCCCACGGTATAGCAGATTGCTCTGCGTCTCGATGGCACTGCTCGCCTTGGGCTCGGGCGTCACGGCACGTGCAGATAACGTCACCTTGCCTGATCTCCTTATCGGCGTCACTCAAGGCTTTCTTGAGTTCACTGTAGAAGATTATCTGGCGACCACACAGACACCTGGGCGTTATGAAATCCAAGTCAACCCGTTAGACCCACGCCTGCGCATGCCAATGTGCGACAAGGAATTGACGGCCTCACTGGAAAGCCCCGCCCAGCCCATCGGCCGCGTGACGGTAAAGGTGCGCTGCGAAGGTGCATCGCCCTGGACCGTGTTCGTGCCGGCACAGGTCAAACTGTTTCGCGATGTCGTGGTGGTCACTCGCCCGCTCAAACGCACGGGTATCATCGGTTTTGAAGACGTCGCCCTGCGCGAACGGGATATCAGCCTGATCAATCAGGGCTACCTCACCTCGCTGGATCAGGCGGTCGGGCAAAAACTGACCCGACCAATGGTGACCGATCAGGTCATCACATTGGTCCACCTGGAACAGGCTGAAGTGATTCGCAAGGGCGACCAGGTGGTGATTTCCGCCAGCAGTGGCGGGCTGACCGTCAAGATGCCGGGCGAGGCGCTGTCCAACGGCGGCATGAGCGAACAGATTCGAGTCAAGAACCTCAATTCCAACCGTGTCATCAAGGCGCAGGTGACTGCACCAGGCCAAGTTGAGGTGGCGTTATAGATCACTGGTATCAAACGCCAGCTTTTCCTACACTGTGCGTTGGATGTCGGCCTGTGCAGGTTTATTGTCAATCGAACCTAAAGTTTGTTCGGGTATGGCCGAAAACATGGCAAGCGTCCAAATACCCAGAGGTTTTTTTATCATGGTCATTGATTTCAGTCGTTTGAATAACACCCCGGCTTTGCCCGGCAATACGCGCACCAGTGGTGCCAAGGACAGCGTAGAGGCCAAAGCCCAGCCCCTGCCCGCCAAGGCAGAACAGGCCGGCGCCAGCCAGAGTGGGGAATCGGTACACCTGAGCAATGAGGCTCAACAGTTGCAAAAGGTCACTGACTCGCTGCGCGATCAACCCGTTGTCAATAAAGCCCGCGTGGCCGAATTGAAGCAGGCGGTCGCCGATGGCAGCTATAAAGTCGACAGCAACCGTGTAGCCAGCAAGCTGCTTAACTTCGAAGCCGAGCGCTAGGCAAAGGCCTGCGCAGGGCTTTTGGACGCTTAAACCCCAAGGCCAGCCATGCACCACGACGAACATTTGCTCCAACTGATCATTGATGATCTGGCGCCGACGCAACAGTTGCTCGAGCTGCTCAAAGAAGAATCCCTGGCCCTGTACGGCCGGGACATGCGCTTGCTGGAAGAAATTCTGGCGCGCAAGCAGTCGCTGATCGTGCTGCTGGAGCAGCATGGCAAGAAGCGCAGCGAAATTCTCATCAGCCTTGGCCTGCCGGCTGATCACGACGGCCTCGCACAACTGGCCAGCCATTCTTCGGTTGGCGATCAGTTGCTGGCGCAGAGCACCGCACTCAATCAGTTACTCGCCCAGTGCCAGGAAGCCAACCTGCTCAATGGCCAGTCGATCCAGCTTCAGCAAGCTACGACCGCCAACCAGCTGCGTATACTTCACGGCGGAGAACCTCCGGCGCTTTACAACGCCCAAGGTTCTACCTCACGTCTGGTCAAGCCAAGCACCCGCAGCCAAGCCTGACGCCGGTTTACAGCGCGCCCTATCCAAGGCGCGCAACATGCTGGCAAAATGCCGGTTCTTGCGTGTAGTCGTATTTTGTCTGGAGATGGAAGAACCGTGTTCAACGCCCTTAATGCGGAAGATGCTCCGCAGCCACCCAAGGTGCTCACCACGCCTCTGGAAATCGCCAGCACATTACGGATGCTGCAAGAGAGTCATGATCCGCTGATCATCACCTTCCACGAACGCAGTCAGCGCTTCCAGAGCTACCTGGTGGCCGTTGACCGGGACAGCAAGACACTGGCGCTGGACGAAATGATCCCCCGTGACGGTGAACGTTATCTCGAGAATGGTGAGCCGTTCCGTATCGAAGGCTTCCATGAAGGTGTGCGCGTCGCTTGGGAAAGCAACGGCACGCTGACCATCAGCGAAAAAGACGGCCATCGCATCTACACCGGCAGCATGCCTGCCGAGGTGGTCTACCATCAGCGCCGCAATGCCTTCCGGGCCGCGTTGAAGCTGGCGCAACTGGTCAACATCGAACTGGGTGGCGAAAAACTCAAGGCGCCCATCAGCGGCAAGTTGCTGGATATATCCGCCACTGGCTGCAAGTTGCGCTTTGAAGGGGATATTTCCGAACGCCTGCAGCTGGGCCAGGTCTATGACCGCTTTATCGCCGCCCTGCCCTTCGGCAGCATGACCACTTCCGTCGAACTGCGTTACCTGCACTTCGAAGACAAGATCAACACCACCTTCGCCGGCGTGCGCTTCCACAACATGAGCGGGCTGGTGCAGCGCCAGGTGGAACGTTTTGTGTACCAGCTACAGCGCGAAGCGCGGCGGTTCGACAAGGACGACGATTTTTAAGTCTTAGCGATCGCGGCAAAAAAAACGGGCAGATCCTGATGGGATCTGCCCGTTTTTGCTATCAGGGGCGCGCCCTGCTCAGATCGTGAGGATGGTCGTCTGGGCCGAGCGGCTCCGGCGGCCCTTCGAACGCCGGCTCATCGGCTGGCGACTGCGGATCCGCTTCAGCCTCCGGTTCGGGGTCAGGCACCACGGTCTGCATCTGCTCCTGCACCACCGCCTCGTCAACGCGGGGGTCCAGGCACGCGACCAGCGGCGAGCTGGACATGCTGTCGGGCATCGCCACGTGGTGCAGTGGCGCATCATCCACCTGATGCAGGTTGGTCACCGCTTTCGGCCGAATACGCCAGACCAGAATCAACGCACACAGGCTGAAAAACGCATACAGCATGTGGCTGCCGAACAGCTTCATGACCACACCGGCCAAGAGTGGCCCGACACTCGCACCAACCCCGTAAGTCACCAGCAACATGGCCGTCAGCGACACTCGGCGATCACCCTCAACATGGTCGTTGGAAAACGCTACCGCCAGCGGGTACAGGCAGAATTGCACCAGCGAACACAAGAACCCAGCCACGAACAGCACTTCCAAAGGCACGTGGGTCATCACCGCCAACGGCAACGCCGCCACCGCCAGACACAAGGCAAAGCAGCGAATCAACAAGGCCCGGTCATAACGGTCCGACAACCAGCCCAACGGCCATTGCACCAGCAGACCGGCGAAAATGCAGCTACCCATAAACAGACCGACCTGTTCAGTGGTCAGCCCCTGCTGTGAGGCGTAGAGCGGCGCCAAACCGTAGAACGAACCCACGATCAACCCCGCGCCCAAAACCGTACTGAGCGACTGTGGCACCCGCTTGATAAAGAAGCGCGGCTCCATCGGGGCGGGATGCAGGGGCGCTGGGTGAATCCGTCGCGTCATGGCCACGGGCACCAGGCACAACGCAAAGCACAAAGCGACCAGCATCAGCAATTCAAGACCGAGCTCGGGGTGCATCACCAGGATCAACTGACCCAACACCAACCCCAGGTAGGACGCGATCATATAGCCGCTGAACACCACGCCTCGCTGCTTGGCATCCGCCTGCTCGTTGAGCCAGCTTTCGATGACCATGTATTGGCACATCATGCCCAGACCCACAATCATCCGCAGCACGATCCAGGCCGGCAGCCAGTTGATCAGGCCATGCCCGAGCACCGCTGCACCGACAATCCCGGCGCAGGTGGCATATGCACGAATGTGCCCGACCCGGGCGATCAGGCGGTGACCGATCTTGCCACCCAGCACCAGGCCAAAGTAGTTGGCCGCCATGAGCGCACCCACCCATAAGCTGTCGACATGGTCGGCCGCCAGGCGCAATGCAAGGTAAGTACTGAGCAGGCCGGACCCGATCAACATCATCAAGGAGGCGAAATAAAGGGCTCGAAAAGATTTCCAGATTTGGCGCATCGGCGTTCCGAGCGGCTCCTTGCAGTGAGGGACAGGGCTATCGGAATGATAGTCCGGTGTTACCAGGCCCGGACAGGCGATAAAGGCTGTTTTCCGGGAATATTTTGCTTAATAGCTCAGACGCTGCCTGGCCGGTTGCAAGGTACAAAGGTTGCGATAAATAACCACGCACCTGCTGTGAACGCTGATCACCGGCAAGGTTCGACCGGTGTTCGTCAAGCACGCACAAAAAAGCCCCGCCAGAGCAATCCGTACGGGGCTTTTTAGAGGAGCCACGAATCTGGCGTCCCACGGCCGGTTCGATTCCTTGTCTTGGTCACCCCTTTATAGCCAACGAGTCTAGTCACCAAGGCGCGCATTCGTGAAAGACGGCTAGCCTCGTAATCGAGTAGCGATGGCAGGGATGTCGCTACTCGTTCTGCTAGCAATGACTAAAGGAAATACCTCCCATGGACGGCTCCGCGATCACAACGTTTCAGATTATGAGCGTTGCCCTGCGTTTTGCTTGGCGACCATGAGGAAACGGCTCAGAACCAGCCCCGCGTGATGCGCCGGGCGGGTGCTGGTTCGTGCACCTACAGCAATGCTCATGCTGTCGTCATTTCGTCTTGGAAGAGGCGAGATATGACGATTAAGAAACACCCAAACTTATGAAAGGAAAATAGCGTGCCTTATCTCGTCGAGTTTCATAACAGAGCAGGTTTCGCCTCAAGCTTCAGGGTCGAATGGGACGGCGGCGAATGCCCTCCCGATAGAACCGAGATGACCACCGCCGGTGGCGTTGCGAAGGTCAACCTTCGTGAGCAAAATGTTCCCGAGGGCGCCTCCTGCTGGGCGAGAGCCTACGTTCAGGGCGGGCCAAACCACGACTCGGGCGACAACTTCACCTACAGAAGCGCCGATACTTCTGTCGCGTCTTACTCAATCACCGGCACCACGCTCAACTCCTCCTTCGAGTTGGACATCAACGACTGAGCACGCAGCTCGGTCACTGTGGGTGACGGGGCGTTTGCTGCGTCGCCTCCGGACCACCGACCGGCAGGCGTTGATGAGGCTGCTCAAGGGGCTTGCTTAAAACGCTGACAAAAAAAAGCCCCATGAGCACGTGGCTCAACGGGGCTTTTTGCTGCCTGTAACATTTCTGTTGCACCCGCTGTGCACGAGCGCTCAACGACAACAACAGAAACGGCTGGAGGTCTTTGTTTATATGGTGTCCCAGGGCCGGTTCGAACGGCCAACCTTCCCCTTAGGAGGGTCATATCAAGCCCAGCCACCATTGAGGCGACCCAGTATTTATTGGCCTTAGCGTCCGGTTGTGTCCGTAAAAACGACCCCGTATAGTTCTTTTTGCACCCACCATGCACCCATGGAAACAGATTGAAAGAGAAGCTAACAGCCAAACTGCTGGGATCACTGCAGGTCACTGGCAACGAATACGAAGTTCACGATACCACCGTCGGCGGTCTATTCGTGCGTGTTACTGCCGCAGGTGCAAAGTCTTACGTCGTCTCCTGGGCCCGTGGCCGGAAGAAGACTTTAGGCCGTGTCGGCATTCTCACGCTTGATCAAGCGCGCACTGAGGCAACTCAGTACCTCGCAGAAGCCAGATCACATGGAGAGCCTCTGGCGGTCACTCAAGGCCGAAGGGGCGCCACCCTGCCCTCCTTGCGTGACTTCATTGAAGACACCTATATGCCGTGGTTCAAGGCGCATCACAAAGGCCACGAGAAGACGCAGCACACCCTCAGTAATAACTTCGACCCAATCATGGCCCAGCGCCTGGACGCGATCACCGGGCGAGACCTGGAGCAGATCCGTACCGGATGGATGCAGGCCGGCAACAAGGCCTCGACGGTGAATAGAAAAATGGGCTCAATCAGTGGTGTTTTCAGTCGTGCCGTTGAGTGGGAGTACATCGATACACACCCGCTGACCAAGCTGAAACAGCTCAAAGTCGACTCAAAGGGGGTGATTCGCTACCTGGCTGCCGACGAGACCAAGCGGCTACGCGAGGCCTTGGACGCTCGACAGGATGAAATGAGGGTCGAGCGTGAGAGTGCGAACACTTGGCGGACGGACCGCCACAGAGAGCCGATGCCAAGCCTGCTGCAACTGCCCTTCACCGATCACCTGAAGCCAATGGTGTTGGTATCGTTGAATACCGGCATGAGGCGCGGAGAGCTGTTCGACCTGAAATGGTCAGCGGTGAACTTCGACACGAAGACAATCACAGTCGCCGGGGCCACCACCAAGACAAGCGATACGCGCCACATCCCGATGAACAAGGAGACTATTGGTGTGCTGGAAGCCTGGAAGAAGCAGGTGAGCAAGTCGCCGTATGTGTTCCCAGGTCAGAGCGGCGGTCGCTTTGAGGACGTCAAAAGCGCCTGGCTCAAGTTGCTTGAGCGGGCGCAGATCGACGGGTTTCGCTGGCACGATATGCGTCACGACTTCGCGTCACGCCTGGTAGTGGCTGGCGTGCCGCTCAACACGGTGCGGGATCTGATGGGGCACGCCGATATCAAAATGACGCTGCGCTACGCTCACTTGGCGCCAGGGACAAAGGCGGCGGCGGTTGAGTTGATTTAGCGTTTTATACCCAAGCTCTCAATCAAATCATCAGACTCTCGCTCTGCACCCAGATAACCAATCCCATCGTCATCCTGAAATACCACTCCAGGGACTTTGATGTCTGGCGCTACTGAAGAGAGCGGCTTACCTATGTACTCTTCCACCTCTTCCGTAGATAAATCAGCACAAACTCCTTTGTCAGCAAGCTCCGCTGCCCGGTCCTTAATTAGCCCCCAAGCAAGCTTTATGGTTTTCCGCTTCGGGGTTACAAAAACAGTTTGACCGTCTTCGCTCTGCTGGAAAGCTCCCCCCATACGCTCGAAAGCGTAACTTCTGTAATCAGCATCTGCCTTGCTACGGACCTCATATTTTGTGAAAAAAATGTGGTTAGCACCCTCAAGCACGGAACGAATACAGCCCTCTTCATGATTTAGCAATGACGGGGTGAACATAGCCATATTAACCACCCTATCACTTTCAATCGGCGACCAAATTCGCTCGGACGCATACACAAGTGACTGCTCAGCGCTGGCCAGTACCACCTTACGGTCGTGCGCTAGGCGCGACACGGCAGACTCGATCACACCTGTGATGCTCTGGTGACCAACTCTAGACAAAAGCTCGATAAGAAATTTGACGCGAGGGTCGAGCCTCAACGTCAGCGCATCGGTCTTCTTCGGCGTTTTTTTAATCGTCATCAGGTTCTCCTTGCCGCGAAGTATACGCCTTGGTGAGTCCCATTCAATCCGAATATTACTGCACATAATTTGACGTGCAGTATTTCTATAGGTTAGCCTTCTGGCGACTGGCAAAACTCAATCCATTAAACGCCAGACGGAGAATATCCATGTCCCAAATTGCTCAACCTACCCCTCTCTCAGTGAGCGTTGAAGACGCTGCGAGGCTAGTCGGTCATTCCCGCTCAGGGATATATGAGGTGATCGCGCAAGGAGAGTTGAAGGCCTTCAAGCTCGGTAAACGCCGTCTAATCCTTGTAACTGAACTCAAAGCTTGGATCGAACGCGCAGCAAAGGTCGGCGCACGGTGAAGTGCGAAAAGAATAAGGAGTGGGGATTGCGCAAGGCTG of Pseudomonas fluorescens contains these proteins:
- the cheR gene encoding protein-glutamate O-methyltransferase CheR → MSTGNLDFEQFRVFLEKACGILLGENKQYLVSSRLNKLMEQQGIKSLGELVQRIQGQPRSGLKEMVVDAMTTNETLWFRDTYPFEVLKSKVLPEAIKASPGQRLRIWSAACSSGQEPYSISMSIDEFERTNMGQLKAGAQIVATDLSGTMLTNCKTGEYDSLALGRGLSQERLQRYFDSKGAGRWAVKAPIKSRVEFRSFNLLDSYASLGKFDMVFCRNVLIYFSAEVKKDILLRIHGTLKRGGYLFLGASEALNGLPDHYQMVQCSPGIIYQAK
- the flgM gene encoding flagellar biosynthesis anti-sigma factor FlgM, encoding MVIDFSRLNNTPALPGNTRTSGAKDSVEAKAQPLPAKAEQAGASQSGESVHLSNEAQQLQKVTDSLRDQPVVNKARVAELKQAVADGSYKVDSNRVASKLLNFEAER
- a CDS encoding flagellar brake protein, whose protein sequence is MFNALNAEDAPQPPKVLTTPLEIASTLRMLQESHDPLIITFHERSQRFQSYLVAVDRDSKTLALDEMIPRDGERYLENGEPFRIEGFHEGVRVAWESNGTLTISEKDGHRIYTGSMPAEVVYHQRRNAFRAALKLAQLVNIELGGEKLKAPISGKLLDISATGCKLRFEGDISERLQLGQVYDRFIAALPFGSMTTSVELRYLHFEDKINTTFAGVRFHNMSGLVQRQVERFVYQLQREARRFDKDDDF
- a CDS encoding helix-turn-helix domain-containing protein produces the protein MSQIAQPTPLSVSVEDAARLVGHSRSGIYEVIAQGELKAFKLGKRRLILVTELKAWIERAAKVGAR
- a CDS encoding site-specific integrase, with product MKEKLTAKLLGSLQVTGNEYEVHDTTVGGLFVRVTAAGAKSYVVSWARGRKKTLGRVGILTLDQARTEATQYLAEARSHGEPLAVTQGRRGATLPSLRDFIEDTYMPWFKAHHKGHEKTQHTLSNNFDPIMAQRLDAITGRDLEQIRTGWMQAGNKASTVNRKMGSISGVFSRAVEWEYIDTHPLTKLKQLKVDSKGVIRYLAADETKRLREALDARQDEMRVERESANTWRTDRHREPMPSLLQLPFTDHLKPMVLVSLNTGMRRGELFDLKWSAVNFDTKTITVAGATTKTSDTRHIPMNKETIGVLEAWKKQVSKSPYVFPGQSGGRFEDVKSAWLKLLERAQIDGFRWHDMRHDFASRLVVAGVPLNTVRDLMGHADIKMTLRYAHLAPGTKAAAVELI
- the flgA gene encoding flagellar basal body P-ring formation chaperone FlgA, with the translated sequence MNLITTVSRRLRLPRYSRLLCVSMALLALGSGVTARADNVTLPDLLIGVTQGFLEFTVEDYLATTQTPGRYEIQVNPLDPRLRMPMCDKELTASLESPAQPIGRVTVKVRCEGASPWTVFVPAQVKLFRDVVVVTRPLKRTGIIGFEDVALRERDISLINQGYLTSLDQAVGQKLTRPMVTDQVITLVHLEQAEVIRKGDQVVISASSGGLTVKMPGEALSNGGMSEQIRVKNLNSNRVIKAQVTAPGQVEVAL
- a CDS encoding flagella synthesis protein FlgN, whose product is MHHDEHLLQLIIDDLAPTQQLLELLKEESLALYGRDMRLLEEILARKQSLIVLLEQHGKKRSEILISLGLPADHDGLAQLASHSSVGDQLLAQSTALNQLLAQCQEANLLNGQSIQLQQATTANQLRILHGGEPPALYNAQGSTSRLVKPSTRSQA
- a CDS encoding chemotaxis protein CheV, which codes for MAGVMDSVNQRTQLVGQNRLELLLFRLDGKQLYGINVFKVREVLQCPKLTIMPKSSPVVCGVANIRGATIPILDLALATSSAGLQDRENPFVIITEYNTKTQGFLVRSVERIVNMNWEEIHPPPKGTGRDHYLTAVTRVDNQLVEIIDVEKILAEVAPTSESISVGVVDAETAHKAISLRVLTVDDSSVARKQVSRCLQTVGVEVVALNDGRQALDYLRKLVDEGKKPEEEFLMMISDIEMPEMDGYTLTAEIRNDPRMQKLHIILHTSLSGVFNQAMVKKVGADDFLAKFRPDDLASRVVDRIKAADHS
- a CDS encoding MFS transporter, whose product is MRQIWKSFRALYFASLMMLIGSGLLSTYLALRLAADHVDSLWVGALMAANYFGLVLGGKIGHRLIARVGHIRAYATCAGIVGAAVLGHGLINWLPAWIVLRMIVGLGMMCQYMVIESWLNEQADAKQRGVVFSGYMIASYLGLVLGQLILVMHPELGLELLMLVALCFALCLVPVAMTRRIHPAPLHPAPMEPRFFIKRVPQSLSTVLGAGLIVGSFYGLAPLYASQQGLTTEQVGLFMGSCIFAGLLVQWPLGWLSDRYDRALLIRCFALCLAVAALPLAVMTHVPLEVLFVAGFLCSLVQFCLYPLAVAFSNDHVEGDRRVSLTAMLLVTYGVGASVGPLLAGVVMKLFGSHMLYAFFSLCALILVWRIRPKAVTNLHQVDDAPLHHVAMPDSMSSSPLVACLDPRVDEAVVQEQMQTVVPDPEPEAEADPQSPADEPAFEGPPEPLGPDDHPHDLSRARP